In a genomic window of Glycine max cultivar Williams 82 chromosome 13, Glycine_max_v4.0, whole genome shotgun sequence:
- the LOC100795897 gene encoding DUF21 domain-containing protein At2g14520 isoform X2, with translation MAVEYQCCETQFFIRLLIILLLVLFAGLMSGLTLGLMSLSLVDLEVLAKSGTPQDRKHAAKILPVVRNQHLLLCTLLICNAAAMEALPIFLDSLVVAWGAVLISVTLILLFGEIIPQSICSRYGLAIGATVAPFVRVLVWICFPVAYPISKAGKGGELTHDETTIIAGALELSEKTASDAMTPITDIFSIDINSKLDRDLMNLILEKGHSRVPVYYEQPTNIIGLVLVKNLLTIDPEEEIPVKNVTIRRIPRVPETLPLYDILNEFQKGHSHMAVVVRHCEKTGQQSSNNNADVRDVKVDIDGEKNPQENMLKTKRSLQKWKSFPNSNNSNRGGSRSRKWSKNMYSDILEIDGNSLPSLPEKEEAVGIITMEDVIEELLQEEIFDETDHHFEDS, from the exons atGGCGGTGGAGTATCAGTGTTGTGAAACTCAGTTTTTCATACGGTTATTGATAATTCTGCTGCTTGTGTTGTTTGCTGGATTGATGTCAGGGCTCACTTTAGGACTCATGTCCTTGAGTCTTGTTGATCTTGAGGTTCTCGCTAAGTCTGGCACCCCTCAGGATCGCAAACATGCTG CGAAGATATTACCTGTTGTCAGAAATCAACATTTGTTGCTTTGCACCCTTCTAATTTGTAATGCTGCAGCCATGGAG GCACTTCCTATCTTTCTTGATAGTCTTGTTGTGGCGTGGGGTGCTGTCTTGATTTCAGTAACGTTAATTCTTCTATTTGGTGAG ATTATACCACAATCAATTTGTTCTCGGTATGGCTTAGCAATTGGTGCAACGGTGGCTCCATTTGTCCGGGTTCTTGTATGGATATGCTTTCCTGTTGCTTATCCAATTAGCAAG GCTGGAAAAGGTGGAGAACTGACACATGATGAAACCACAATCATTGCTGGAGCGCTTGAACTCTCTGAGAAGACAGCCAGTGATGCCATGACTCCCATAACTGATATATTTTCTATTGATATTAATTCAAAGCTTGATAG GGATTTGATGAATCTAATATTGGAGAAAGGGCATAGCAGAGTTCCTGTCTATTATGAGCAGCCTACAAATATTATTGGACTTGTTCTG GTCAAGAATTTATTGACAATTGACCCAGAAGAAGAAATACCCGTGAAAAATGTGACCATCCGAAGAAttccaag GGTTCCAGAAACGTTGCCACTTTATGATATTTTGAATGAGTTCCAGAAGGGCCATAGCCACATGGCTGTTGTTGTCAGACATTGTGAGAAGACAGGGCAACAGTCTTCCAACAATAATGCCGATG TGAGAGATGTAAAGGTAGATATTGATGGGGAGAAGAATCCCCAAGAGAATATGTTGAAGACCAAGAGGTCACTCCAAAAGTGGAAAAGCTTTCCAAACTCAAATAATTCGAATAGGGGTGGTTCCCGAAGCAGAAAATGGTCAAAAAATATGTACTCGGATATTCTGGAAATAGATGGAAATTCACTTCCAAGTTTGCCCGAAAAAGAAGAAGCTGTTGGAATAATTACAATGGAAGATGTCATTGAAGAGCTTTTACag GAGGAGATCTTTGATGAGACGGATCATCATTTTGAAGACTCATGA
- the LOC100810416 gene encoding LOW QUALITY PROTEIN: DUF21 domain-containing protein At2g14520 (The sequence of the model RefSeq protein was modified relative to this genomic sequence to represent the inferred CDS: substituted 1 base at 1 genomic stop codon), whose protein sequence is MGVEYKCCDMEFYKRILIVVLLLMFAGLMSGLTLGLMSLSLVDLEVLAKSGTPQDRNNAGNFSPCLMEHHHLLDFLLGHRHKALFHRAELKTLVYLHGHKAGKGGELTYHETTIIAGALELAEKTAGDAMTPITETYCIDIHSKLDRYLMNLILENGHSRVPVHYNQIKNVWTIDPEDEAPVKSVTICRIARVPETMPLYDILNEFQKGHSHMAIVVKHCGKTGYQSSNNNAYDSARDAKVDIDGEKPPREKKLKTKMSCHKWKSFPNPNNLKKGSPQSRKWSKNMYSDILEIDXNSIPKLPEKEAAVGIITMEDVIEELLQEEVFDGTDHDFEDS, encoded by the exons ATGGGGGTGGAGTATAAGTGCTGTGATATGGAGTTTTACAAACGCATACTTATAGTTGTGCTGCTTTTGATGTTCGCTGGATTGATGTCAGGGCTCACCTTAGGACTCATGTCATTGAGTCTCGTTGATCTTGAGGTCCTTGCTAAGTCTGGAACCCCTCAGGATCGCAACAATGCCGGTAATTTCTCTCCTTGCCTTATGGAACATCACCAT CTGTTGGACTTTTTGCTGGGGCATCGACATAAAGCCCTTTTCCACAGAGCTGAATTGAAAACACTAGTATATCTGCATGGCCATAAG GCTGGAAAAGGTGGGGAACTGACATATCATGAAACAACCATCATTGCTGGAGCACTGGAACTTGCTGAGAAGACAGCCGGTGATGCCATGACTCCCATAACTGAAACATATTGTATTGACATTCATTCAAAGCTTGATAG GTATTTGATGAATCTGATATTGGAGAATGGGCATAGCAGAGTCCCTGTCCATTATAATCAG ATCAAGAATGTATGGACAATTGACCCAGAAGATGAAGCACCCGTGAAAAGTGTGACCATATGCAGAATTGCAAg GGTTCCAGAAACGATGCCACTATATGATATTTTGAATGAGTTCCAAAAGGGCCATAGCCACATGGCTATTGTGGTCAAGCACTGTGGCAAGACAGGTTATCAATCTTCCAATAATAATGCCTATG ACTCAGCGAGAGATGCAAAGGTGGATATTGATGGTGAGAAGCCTCCCCgagagaaaaaattgaaaaccaagATGTCATGCCATAAATGGAAAAGCTTTCCAAACCCAAATAACTTGAAGAAGGGTAGTCCTCAGAGCAGAAAATGGTCAAAGAATATGTACTCAGATATTTTGGAAATAGATTGAAATTCAATTCCAAAGCTACCAGAAAAAGAAGCTGCTGTTGGAATAATTACGATGGAGGATGTCATTGAAGAGCTTTTACAG GAAGAGGTCTTTGATGGGACAGATCATGATTTTGAAGACTCGTGA
- the LOC100791487 gene encoding Probable pectin methylesterase CGR2-like, protein MSRRPVNPSRRLGDGGSIPFVASIQSKSQNSPLLSIGLVIVGAILLIGYCYSNSGGASGGIKDVKLEGGASCSLEVLQALPILKKAYGDSMHKVLHVGPDSCSVVSSLLEEGDTEAWGIEPYELDDVGAKCKNLVRKGIVRVADIKFSLPYRAKSFSLVIVSDALDYLSPRYLNKTLPELVRVSADGVVIFTGYPGQQKTRGEEVAKFGRPAKLRSSSWWIRFFVQISLDENDTAGKKYEQASTKKAYKPACQVFHLKSYP, encoded by the exons ATGTCAAGGAGGCCAGTAAATCCTTCGCGTCGGCTAGGTGATGGTGGAAGTATACCATTTGTTGCATCTATCCAGTCCAAATCTCAAAACTCTCCCCTACTATCTATTGGGCTTGTCATTGTG GGTGCAATCCTCCTGATTGGTTATTGTTACAGCAATTCAG GTGGAGCTAGCGGTGGTATTAAGgatgtaaaacttgaag GTGGCGCATCGTGCTCATTGGAAGTCCTACAAGCATTGCCCATTTTGAAGAAAGCATATGGAGACAGCATGCATAAGGTTTTGCATGTTGGCCCTGACTCTTGTTCTGTGGTATCTAGTTTGTTAGAAGAAGGGGATACTGAGGCTTGGGGAATAGAACCATACGAGTTAGATGATGTTGGTGCAAAGTGTAAAAATCTTGTACGCAAGGGCATTGTGCGTGTGGCTGATATAAAGTTTTCTCTACCATATCGTGCAAAGTCATTTTCTCTGGTTATTGTGTCAGATGCATTGGATTACTTATCTCCAAGATATCTGAATAAAACCCTGCCAGAGTTGGTGAGAGTGTCTGCTGATGGTGTTGTTATCTTTACAG GTTATCCAGGTCAGCAGAAAACTAGAGGTGAAGAAGTGGCCAAATTTGGTCGTCCA GCCAAATTGCGCAGTTCATCTTGGTGGATAAGGTTTTTCGTTCAGATTAGTTTAGATGAAAATGATACTGCTGGAAAGAAGTATGAACAGGCTTCAACCAAGAAGGCATACAAGCCAGCATGCCAAGTTTTTCACCTCAAATCATACCCTTGA
- the LOC100796417 gene encoding uncharacterized protein LOC100796417, producing the protein MDLETENRLAAMLMREAAELRRQSEREGVLAYLRKPNIHTRPNSRFLTATVRGVQQANRAVEVNEMWRLRQKELELDKWVKEKSIDRSHRDDKSSRGTGRHADIDNSTRTSSASCSSKREYELERWVKDTSKDNSSSERSHRDGNSSRSPGRHAVVDKSTIAYTSSSSERAHEHGLEGLKDDELEEFLHSRTKRGRGAVGPRMDETGPYLPHSDREPNTSPDVRERRVIYGPEKLLSLRPYKSSDEDELHEQRRKKSKKSHSKNSDKERSKKHRSKDKSKHKKKKREEKRSKRHH; encoded by the exons ATGGATTTGGAGACAGAAAACAGATTAGCTGCCATGCTCATGAGGGAAGCAGCAGAATTACGGCGGCAGTCTGAAAGGGAAGGAGTTCTAGCTTATCTAAGGAAGCCTAATATACATACCCGGCCAAATTCACGTTTTCTTACTGCAACTGTACGTGGAGTGCAACAAG CAAATCGAGCTGTGGAAGTGAATGAGATGTGGCGATTACGGCAAAAAGAACTGGAGCTGGATAAATGGGTTAAAGAAAAATCAATAGATAGAAGCCATAGGGATGATAAGTCATCTAGAGGCACAGGAAGACATGCTGATATTGATAATAGCACTAGGACCTCCTCTGCTTCATGTTCAAGTAAAAGAGAATATGAGCTGGAGAGATGGGTTAAAGACACATCAAAAGATAACAGCAGTAGTGAAAGAAGCCATAGGGATGGAAACTCATCAAGAAGCCCAGGAAGACATGCTGTAGTGGATAAAAGCACTATTGCCTATACTTCAAGCTCAAGTGAAAGAGCCCATGAGCATGGTCTGGAAGGTTTAAAGGATGACGAGCTTGAGGAGTTTCTACACTCAAG GACCAAACGAGGCAGAGGTGCTGTTGGTCCAAGGATGGATGAGACTGGACCTTACCTTCCTCATTCAGACAGGGAGCCTAATACTAGTCCCGATGTTAGGGAACGTCGTGTTATTTACGGTCCAGAGAAGCTGCTGTCGTTGAGACCATATAAATCTTCTGATGAGGATGAGCTTCATGAACAAAGGCggaaaaagagtaaaaagtCTCATTCTAAGAACTCAGACAAGGAGCGTTCAAAGAAGCACAGGTCCAAAGATAAATCTAagcataagaaaaagaaaagggaggaGAAAAGAAGTAAACGTCATCACTGA
- the LOC100795897 gene encoding DUF21 domain-containing protein At4g33700 isoform X1 codes for MAVEYQCCETQFFIRLLIILLLVLFAGLMSGLTLGLMSLSLVDLEVLAKSGTPQDRKHAAKILPVVRNQHLLLCTLLICNAAAMEALPIFLDSLVVAWGAVLISVTLILLFGEIIPQSICSRYGLAIGATVAPFVRVLVWICFPVAYPISKLLDYLLGHRHEALFRRAELKTLVNLHGNEAGKGGELTHDETTIIAGALELSEKTASDAMTPITDIFSIDINSKLDRDLMNLILEKGHSRVPVYYEQPTNIIGLVLVKNLLTIDPEEEIPVKNVTIRRIPRVPETLPLYDILNEFQKGHSHMAVVVRHCEKTGQQSSNNNADVRDVKVDIDGEKNPQENMLKTKRSLQKWKSFPNSNNSNRGGSRSRKWSKNMYSDILEIDGNSLPSLPEKEEAVGIITMEDVIEELLQEEIFDETDHHFEDS; via the exons atGGCGGTGGAGTATCAGTGTTGTGAAACTCAGTTTTTCATACGGTTATTGATAATTCTGCTGCTTGTGTTGTTTGCTGGATTGATGTCAGGGCTCACTTTAGGACTCATGTCCTTGAGTCTTGTTGATCTTGAGGTTCTCGCTAAGTCTGGCACCCCTCAGGATCGCAAACATGCTG CGAAGATATTACCTGTTGTCAGAAATCAACATTTGTTGCTTTGCACCCTTCTAATTTGTAATGCTGCAGCCATGGAG GCACTTCCTATCTTTCTTGATAGTCTTGTTGTGGCGTGGGGTGCTGTCTTGATTTCAGTAACGTTAATTCTTCTATTTGGTGAG ATTATACCACAATCAATTTGTTCTCGGTATGGCTTAGCAATTGGTGCAACGGTGGCTCCATTTGTCCGGGTTCTTGTATGGATATGCTTTCCTGTTGCTTATCCAATTAGCAAG TTGTTGGATTATTTGCTGGGGCATCGACATGAAGCCCTTTTCCGCAGAGCTGAGTTGAAAACACTTGTAAATCTGCATGGCAATGAG GCTGGAAAAGGTGGAGAACTGACACATGATGAAACCACAATCATTGCTGGAGCGCTTGAACTCTCTGAGAAGACAGCCAGTGATGCCATGACTCCCATAACTGATATATTTTCTATTGATATTAATTCAAAGCTTGATAG GGATTTGATGAATCTAATATTGGAGAAAGGGCATAGCAGAGTTCCTGTCTATTATGAGCAGCCTACAAATATTATTGGACTTGTTCTG GTCAAGAATTTATTGACAATTGACCCAGAAGAAGAAATACCCGTGAAAAATGTGACCATCCGAAGAAttccaag GGTTCCAGAAACGTTGCCACTTTATGATATTTTGAATGAGTTCCAGAAGGGCCATAGCCACATGGCTGTTGTTGTCAGACATTGTGAGAAGACAGGGCAACAGTCTTCCAACAATAATGCCGATG TGAGAGATGTAAAGGTAGATATTGATGGGGAGAAGAATCCCCAAGAGAATATGTTGAAGACCAAGAGGTCACTCCAAAAGTGGAAAAGCTTTCCAAACTCAAATAATTCGAATAGGGGTGGTTCCCGAAGCAGAAAATGGTCAAAAAATATGTACTCGGATATTCTGGAAATAGATGGAAATTCACTTCCAAGTTTGCCCGAAAAAGAAGAAGCTGTTGGAATAATTACAATGGAAGATGTCATTGAAGAGCTTTTACag GAGGAGATCTTTGATGAGACGGATCATCATTTTGAAGACTCATGA
- the LOC100499927 gene encoding SCP-like extracellular protein domain-containing protein precursor has translation MMSPCNVILSIFFLVCTRTPLLSLAQNTPQDFLDVHNQARAEVGVGPLSWNHTLQAYAQSYANKRIPDCNLEHSMGPFGENISEGYAEMKGSDAVKFWLTEKPYYDHHSNACVHDECLHYTQIVWRDSVHLGCARAKCNNDWVFVICSYSPPGNIEGERPY, from the coding sequence atgatgtcCCCATGCAATGTGATCCTATCCATTTTTTTCTTGGTGTGTACAAGAACACCACTACTGTCCCTAGCCCAGAACACCCCTCAAGACTTTCTTGATGTGCACAATCAGGCTCGTGCCGAGGTTGGCGTGGGTCCACTCTCATGGAACCACACCCTTCAAGCCTACGCTCAAAGTTATGCCAATAAGAGAATCCCAGACTGCAACCTCGAACACTCCATGGGACCCTTCGGCGAGAACATCTCCGAAGGGTACGCCGAAATGAAGGGTTCAGATGCTGTCAAATTCTGGCTCACTGAGAAGCCTTACTATGACCACCACTCCAACGCTTGTGTCCATGATGAGTGCCTGCATTATACTCAGATTGTGTGGCGTGATTCTGTTCATCTTGGGTGTGCTAGAGCTAAGTGTAACAATGATTGGGTGTTTGTTATTTGCAGCTATTCCCCACCGGGGAACATTGAAGGGGAACGACCTTATTGA